The DNA sequence CCTTCCCCTTTACTTAGGTTCATTTCACCATGTCCTAATTGGATTTTTCACTTTTCATCTCTAAGTCTTTAGATTTTATGAGATGACTTCATCGAAGTGTGATTGAAGTCCTTCCATACTTGATTGCTGTCTTTACCTCTCTCGTATGAATCAGTAATGAATTCAAAATGATTATTGCCTCGATTTTCATCACTTTTAAGAGCTTCATTCTCTCCCCGAATTTGCCAATTCAATGTGCATTACGAGAAACTCATCAAGATTCGATCAGGGTTTTAGTGTGACTCATCTTAAACCCAAAGATCCTTTCTTTTAGGTAGATCTTGTTAGTTAGGGATTTTTGTTGAAAGCTCTTCAAGTTTCTTCCAAATTTTAAATGGGTGTTTTTCTTTATCAACCAATCCGATAATGGCATCGAAAGGTTGAAAATTATGATTCCGTGGCCGTTTCCAACGAGTTCTTCTTGTTGAATCTTTGAAGTGTTTTACGGCCATTCAATAGGGTCTTGAGAACCACTAAGTAGTTTCGTTGAGCCAACAGGATACTGATCTTTCTCCTCAGGATCCCGTAGTCACCGTATCCATCAAACGATCAATGTCAACTTTGATATTGCTCGTATgttagaaaaatcaaaattaaattgagtTGAGTTTAGAAAGATTTGTTTATTATCGGTTTGTGGAATTTCCACGAGATTTTCCACTTGTCCTGACTTCTTGttgtgtttcttcttcttctcccaagtcttgatcactttcttgaATCTTTCTTGAGTTGATTTAAGCTTCGAACCAAAGCTACGATACCATTTGTAGAATTTGGCTTGgtgaaattccaagttcaaCCTACACCACTCAAGAAATTTGTCAAAAACGACAGGACAAACTTGTCccgaaaaattcaaattaaacacCCCAATCAACGACAAAGAAATCTTGGTCGTTTCTCCCGCACGACGATGGAACTTGTCGTTCTCGCTACACGACGGATCGTTTGATTCAAACGATCCGTCGTTCTCCTTAGAATAAAACCAAGAGGAATCGTAGCTAACCCTAGCTCATTTCCTCTCTTCGAACCTTCGAGAGTCTcgaactctctctttctctctgccCGCCTTCACGGTTCTCGAGCCCTGTAACCGAGATCTCCCTCGATCTATCGATCGATCTTTCCCGTAAAATCACCCAGTAAACAACACACACACTCATACACAAATATTAGCCAAAACACAAACGTTTGTAGCAGTAAGAAATCAAACACGAGAAATATAGAGGTTCGCCTACTAAAAATTAGGGGTACATCCTCCGATGAGCTCGCCTCGAAGATCGACCTCGGATCTGCACTATGATGAATGAATGTTACACGGGTAAGAAATCCAAGTCACAAATCGACTGGTATTTCTaggtttttctctctttttgttttctgtgtttatttctctttttctttctgaTTTTCCTCACTAACTCACTTCTGTTTCTTGTGCATGGTCTTGAACATCATCTGGAGCTGAACAACTTCTCAGATCTGGTAACCTAAGGCTTTAGCTTCTGGTATATCTCATCTCACTTCTCTTCTGTATTTCTCTAGTGCTTTTATAGTTGTAGTTTTAGGGTTGATCACAGAACTAGGGAGTTAGTTACAACTTCGGTTGTAACTAACAACTAGTtcttgatccactagaggcgaagccaccTAGGATCTATTTTCTGTTGTATTCTGTTTGTATTTTAtctgtatttttcacttcatctTGTAACAcagtaataataaatattacagtGAGATCTAATTTAACAATTTTTATGCAAGTACGATTTTGGTAATCAAGTTGTAAAATATTATCAAAACTATAAGTAAAAGACAAGAGAGgaggcattttttttttttttgacataaaAGAGAGCAGgtatttattattatcaaaaCCAAAACAATTATATAATTGATTTTATGAGTTAGATCTGTAGAGTAGAAAGTTAAAACGAGTGCCTGCAATGGATGGGGGGGAACTATCTCCTCAGCAATAAGCTTTCTAAACAAATTCACCTCCACTAGCTAAAACACATTTGGTGAAAGAAAGCATATTTGAAAAGACTCAATTTCTACACCGCTTTCCAACAACCTCTAAATCAATGTTCTTCATTCCCTTGGCCATTACCGTTCATTAGGTTATCCCCATCCTCACCTGCTCCATTTGCATCTCCATAATGAACCCATGGTAGCATTGATTCAAACAAGACAGCCAATGCATTTCGATTCGTAACGTCACGCGGTGGAGCACGTAGAACCTCATTTGCATTGGCAGCAAGGCCTTCATTATGCATGCCTTCCATCATCCTTGGGTCAACCATGAAGGGTTGCAGATTTTCAGGCGGAAGAGTTGGCGTTGAGTGAGAGAAATCCGAGACCAATAAGTGGCGATACCTAGCAAACAAAAAGCATCATATCAATCTCACTTATTAActaaattaaatgacatatgCTTTCATGTAGAAATCAGCATCAAAGTAGATATTGAATAGAACATGGTAGCCAAATCAGAAAAAGGTGACAATTTAGagcaaaaagaaaattaagtgACAATACGATATGTATACTCACTCGTTCTTCTCAGATGAAAATGCTTCTTTTCTGACACAAGCCCAATCCTTAGCTTCACTGCTATCTCTTTTAAGGGTTTCAACGATCTGTTGTGCAGCATCTCTTAATAACTTTTGCAGATCTGGGAGCctccatataagataattagtCTCCACATATATGTTGATCAGGTGATCCAAGGATGGGATTCCAACTTCTTCTGCTCGGAATAATGCATCCTTAACAATACCTGTCCATGCCTGGTCCTTCAAAGGCACCTTTTCTATCAATTTCTTCAAGACTGAGGGGTGAAGCATCAAAGCCTGCTTCATAAGCTCGGTTGAACTAGACTTTGCAGTAAGAGCATGAGTGCCTTCCTCTGACTCTTGTTTCTCTAGATAAAACCGGCATACAGCAAGGGAAAATGAGAAATTTGGAAACAACCATAATGAGCTATCACTTTGATAGTCTTCTGAGAACCTCTCAAGCCATGCATACTCATCTGCTCTCAATGACAAGTAATCAATATAGAACTTGGCCCCCATTGGATCATCAGAATCGAGAGAAAGCAATAGCTTGCAAACTTCCAAAGCAGACCGATGACAACCACGCTTATCCATATTCTTCATGTGAGCAAAAAGTGTCGTGAACATAGGTTTGTTTTTCTCATCATTGAATTTTACTTGGCAATTACCCTGAAAAGGGGTGAACAGTGGATGCCATGCACATTCCAATGCATACAGACATTTCGAAATAGATTCTGCTGACATTTGCTGCTCACCAGCAAACTTAAAGTAATCTGCCATCGTTAGAAGGGAATCCAAGTGATAAGGGTTGTACAATAATATACTGGCAATGCCATTGAGATCGTGAATAGCTTTAGCAGCTTCAAAGGCTCTCTGAGCTTGAGCATAGGATGATGAATGCACATATCTACAGTATACCATAACAGTATCGAAAGGGTCTCaggagaaaaatacaactaaaaggaaAAAGAGAAGAGACAACATGGAAGCAAAAAATGATCTTACCTAAAGTAGTGGTATCCGTCTTTCACTTCAAGAAATTCCATGGAGAAAGAACCATCCCACCTAGGCCAATGTTCTGATGCAGTTACAAGTACTGTCTTTCTAGGAATATAACCTCCACGCCGTCCACCACGTACCTGTCTTGAACTGCCAGGGCCAGTTTGATTACTTTTCTCAAATGATTTTACCACTTTAGAGCCAAATATTCTTCGAAGCTCATTTTCAGCATTAAGATATTTTGGATCTACTTCTAAAATTGAGGCTGCAGGTGGTTTAGCCAAGCTATCATGAAGTTTTGTATTCACTGCTTTTGCTTTCTCAGGAGCACGTGGCAGTGCAGAAGTTTTAACATCTAGACTTAAAGCTTCTAGAATTGCATCCAAGGACTTCTCGTCTTTATGTGTACTTTCACAAGCACCCTccttgtttttcttctttttctttttctttgatttgtgGCTGGATCTTGAGACGGAATTGCTGGTACCTTTAAGTTCTTGAGGATCTTGTTTATCACCAGCCCCTAACACGATATCTTCTGAAGTTTCCAACTCATCATCCTGTAAGccaattgaaaattaaaaatacttaaGTGAACATCATCATTACCTCCAAAACAAGATATCAGACCATTAGAAAAGTGAAAGCGTAATCAGTAAGCTAAGGAAACTTTCAGCAATCCATTGTTCTCTTCCTCTACAACTTATACCCTACACTTAGTTGCTTGATAACAATATCAGCACATTGCATGAGCAGGACCATTTTGATGTCCTAAAAGCCTAAAAAGGCATCAACTAACTTTTAAACAAGGTTTCCTCCTAATACCAAACTCCAAAaggttttcaaaatttcatgaaAGGGTAATTTGTAAAAGAAATTACAGTTTTGAATTTCAAACAGAAATAGAACCACCCTATATGGATAAATGGAGACTAAACATTTCAAATACAAAGAAGCATTGACTTAGTAAGAACCAAGTGTCAGCTAAGAGAGATGTACATTTTCTATTAGAAACATATTCAAGTGCCCCCTTTCTAAAAACATAGTAAATCGAATCAAACTAATGGTTTTGATATCACGAAATTCGGATACCTACACAGAACAATGATATAGAAAAAACCAATTACTTCATCATATCTAGCTGTAAACAACtttcttcaaattttgaaaagaatatAAGTTAGGAACTTCAAAGTTGAGCTGGGCAGTGGGCAGAACACCACAACAACTAATTGTAATCCAGAATGAAAGAAGATATACTACCAACAAAGAAAGGCCTTAGAGACTCGAACCTGATCGCTGACATGGTCACCATCATTGAGAAGGTCGAATGGATTGATTGAAGAACCAGAATTGACAtgttcttcctcttcttcttcatcgtCGTCATTTTCATCTTTAATATGAGGATCCTTCTGAGGTTGCAGCAGCTCTTGCTCCTTTAAAAACTTCTTGAACAATCGAGCCGACATGGCCGAAATCCAATACCGATACAATGCCCAAAATTGATTGGGGTCGAATAAAGATTAGCCCCTTACGTATCAGCGAAGAGATAAATCAGAGGGAATGAAACCCTAAGGTGGAGAATTGAGAGTTTGGGCCCTTGTTCTTGCTTCTTGTTCAATATTGTTCTATACGATACCGAAGGAACGACGTTACCACAAGGGCCTTGGTGAAGAAACCAGCTGAGCCTTCCACTCACTTCTCAAAgctattcaatttattttctttttccaacttaaattaaaattatttattttttaaaaaatttaaacaaatttctTTTGTAAGGTGATTAgcttaaaattagttttttcagttatttatttttttgaaaaggttAGAGCATATTAATGGAGTGCTGAAATATTAGTGTAGTGCCTACATTTTAGCACTTTTAAGAAAAATGAACTCTCTAATGGTATACTAAATGTTGTTTTGAATTTGTCTCTTGTTACAAATTGTGCTTTATTTTACATAAGATGTACAATTATATCAAATTTGGCACACAATAAATAAATGGAGCTTCTTTAATTACAGTTTtgtcattaattattaatgataattttaatatattttgtttaattataatattatcattaattattttttaaatatttaatttattgataattattaatgatatttcactttttctcttaattttcaacaaaaattgtTATATTGCATTGGAGCACAATAATAAATACTGTAGCAAATATAacatttacttttctttttgggtataaaatttagcaattttgtttttgataAGTGTATAAAATTTAGCATAATATTGACATTTGTAGACAATTTTCAATGGAATGTGTAAATTTTATGCTAAATTTGGCTTAAAAAATGATGAAACCTTGTAGCCAAAGGCTACATGCGCCAATTATGATGAAACTTTCTCTCTTGTTGCGATGTTTAAATCCATTCATATTCTTTTGTTCATAGTTGCTACTTATGATTATTAGATAAGGCAAATGGACGTCAAGACTACTTTTCTAAATGAAAATCTTGACGAGATATTTATATGAAACAACTTGAAGAGTACAACTAGGGGAAAATCGAAAGATATACAAATTGCTTAAATATATTTATGGATAAGCAAACCTTTAGATCATGAAATATCACCTTTAATAAGATTATTAAAGAATATGACTTCAAACAAAATGAAGATGAAACTTATATAAACAAATacattaaaagtaattaatgtAGTGGTATTCCTAATTCTTTATGATAAAATTCTACTTATTGTAAACAATGTAGAAAAGTTATAAGAAGTAAAGAAGTGGTGAGCCGAACAATTCCAACCTCATGTAGTGTTATATTGTTTACTATTAATACAATCAACTTGAATGTCATATACAATGTAGAAGTATTATTAGATGTCAAATTAGCAGGAATATCACTTCCACTAATAACACAATCAACTTGAAAAGAAGATGCTCTAACAAGAGAGTATGAGCAACCTTATACCATATCCGTAGATcatttaataaaaactaaataaaatgtTTCCACACTGGTATGATATAGGCCTCGCAAATTTATTTATGAACATATTTTCCTAATTCATACTAATGGAAATATTATCATCCTTATATATCAATTAGGACTGTTCATATAAATCGAAAAATCGCAGTTTAAATCCAGACCACTATAATCCGAACCACTGTAAACTGTAACCGGAAAACCGTTTTTGGTGGTTTGGTCAATCCGGACTGTTTACGGTGTAATGATTCGATTGCGGTTCGTAATAAATAGTTAACGGTTAAACCGGACCGGAccgtttataatatataattaatttatatatattttatatatgactatatgtataattttgaacttttttgtgtgtcaaattttatattgggaaatttgattttctatacttaatattttttttaaaacacataacatttaatatttgtgggatatgacacattttagaatatccctaaaatacccccattTACATTACCGCCTccccactctcttcttctctctttgttataaaaaaaaaaataaattaaagtgggcatcgggccctacatcgggcccatcgggccagtcatctgaccatcgggcccatcgggccagtcctataaaatgaaaaaaaatatagtgggcatctgaccatcgggccctacatcgggcccatcggaccagtcctataaatagaaaaaaaatttaaaaaatccaaaatgggcatctgaccatcgggccaaccatcgggccctacatcgggcccatcgggccagtcctataaatagaaaaaaaaatttaaaaaatccaaAATGGCATCAGACCATCGGCCCCTACATCGGGCCATGCATCGGaccatcgggccctacatcgggcccatcgggccagtcctataaatagaaaaaaaaaattaaaaaatccaaaatggcatcagaccatcgggccctacatcgggccATGCATCGGACCATCGGGCCATGCATCGGGCCTTCATCTTCAAGCTCATATCAAACTAGAAAATCGAATTTTCTTGCCCAGAAAGATCACAGACCCTAGATCTACTCCATCTAACCCTAGATCTAATCAAGAATGCACATAtccaacctaaatctatcaactAACAACATTTTCACCAtaatcaataagaaaaaaaaattaaaaaaccgaaAGGGGAAAGGCTCGTCGCGTGCTCAGTGGATGGGTTCCCTCCGTGGGGTGGTGGGTTCGGTGGGTTCTTCGTTCGAGTGGGGAATCGTGGTGGTGCAATTTCAAacgctagagagagagagagagagagagagagagagagagagagagagagagagagagagagagagagagagagagagagagagagagagagagagagagagagagagagagagagagagagagagagagagagagagagagagagagagagagagagagagagagagagagagagagagagagagagagagagagagagagtcagtTTAGAAATGAGGGGGGTAAAATTGGGTTTAAGTAAAAGTTATCCCATTTTACAAATTATGTATAGTTTTAGATTAGGATACCAATTTTAATCCCTAATATgcatataatttcaaatttcccttttttattgcatgaattttagatttttatgttATGTATGACTTTTGAGAATATTTTTATATCGTTATTAATAGGTTATAGATATGTTACTTATcatgttaaatatatattttaaaaaataaaattaaaaacttagtaaaaatagtacaattacttaaaaaatatgaataattataaatttaacttAAACCGTGGTATCGAACCAAACCAAACCGTTCTTAATGGTTtggtttgagaaattttttggTCCGGTTTGatttttaatattcaaaaaaccGTTATATTGGTTTGGttcaaaaattatgaaaatctaGATCAAACCAATCCGTAAACACCCCTAATATCAATGATCTATTCTATTCTGTTTTAAGTCAATATGAGATTTTGGTTGTACATCAACAATTTTCCCCTTCAAACAAAGGACTACTTACCTCCCCTCAAACAATTTTCCATCCGTTCACTTTCTACCAACTAGTGTATACTTCGCTCCAATGTCTAAGAGCACACGCTTTACATGGAGCACCACTACTACCTTAAGAGTTCTTGCTCTTTTTCAGGCCAATTCCTTTATTCAGAGAACATAATCTGTCTAATTGAGCACATCAACGAATCTCATAGTGCATGATATTATCCAAACTCATCTCCTTTGATCAATAAAAATTACTAGCCATTGGAGCATTATGGCCGTACGTGGAGTAGGCAAGTGACACATTGTCATCTTGTtcgtgttatattattttataatataataaagtataaattaaaatgtgttaaatatatgtgaataatatatattaagtgtatggtaaataaatgtgtaacctatgGTTTTataatctatacttttgtaacctacatgttgtaacttggagagaagttacaatttgttgtcacttgtaactcatgtgttgatcacatattattagtgtaataaaagggttgttacacaatttgatgataagattcaaatggtatgaaatatagttgttacaaccTATATTAATagggttgagatgcaaaatggTCCTCAATTTGgtaactaagttagtaaatgtccactttttaaaaaaattaagaaaatggccaaatctaataaattagataataaaaattataaaaatagatttatcacatattttttttttagaaaatatatataataacaaaattaagttacataattttttttagtattgcatattatgatattgtaacaaaaataaataaatatattagatcatttaaatatatacagcagtattagatatatcgtagtacagaaaattaatataccacaaagaaattataacaatactaaattaatactcaatatatatatatatatatatcatgctaacaaaattatatataccaccattaaaatatgaatacataccaaaaaacttatatataataaaatagaaactaaatatcatattaaataaataatatattatagacaacaaaaatcatataccatagaataaaacgtatatacctacaataaaaaataaaataaaataatataatattattaaaaaaaaattctatatatcatattaacaaaattatatatcacctttatgtatactaaaataaaaactaaacatgcattatctaaaataaaataatatactatacaataaaacttatataccatataacataaaatatatatatataccttacaataaaaatatatataataataaaaacaaataaaaataaaaatatataggatgctaataaaattatatatcatgtcaacaaaaatacaatagaaaataaaatttaaatattatttaaaaaaaattatataccgtataacaaaaaatatataccatacactaaaatatatatacaaaaaataataataataaaaatatagattactaatacatatatatatgtatactatactaactaaattatataccacaattaaaatatatataccatgaccattgtatataataaaataaaaactaattaaatattatttaaaataaataatcatacaatcaaaaaatataaaaataataattaaatatatgtagcatgtcaataaaattatatacatacattaaaatatttttattatgctaataaaattatataccactattatacatatcataataaaaaataaattgttggaaattattttaccaggatcttagatctactcacaagtatgtttattaacaccctaaatatgaactttctaaaacgatgaaataaacacatataaagttaagaaaccttacattgggtgcagcggaatataatgactccttccgttcagatatctagcccttgattcctttctgtagcagagcattatcaatatctgaacctggatctctttctctgaatctctgatgctgaaacctccttcttgctgaaagtctttcttcacgatctccctcactatgattgaggtatcacttgctgtgtgtgggcactactcatacactaaggattttcgaaattgaaggaagaagaaagagtaagtgggttcggccaaagatagggagagagagaggctcagttttttctgaatcagaagtgtcagaagaaaagtgtaattttcctgaagccttcactatctatttatagcattccactagggttaggtttgaattatttggcattaaaataatgaaaatatcagagggaaaaaccctacaaaagtggccggccctacatagtggatttgggcctcactttttacaattttgcagttttatcttttctgcatctgattttctcaaaaacgccaattttctaattcaacaatttaaatgccaattctaactatttaataactataaataattattaaataatattgtcatttatcatatttattaattgaaccatacaaagtatcataattaacaaatatgcccctataaactctttccttacaatttcgcccttacttagtgaaaaattcacaaatagacatagtctaatttgagaattataattgattaatcaaaaccaattatatgagtcttacaagcaatattatctcaactagtgcggggaccatgggtttatataaccgagcttccaataagtagatcaagaatttagcactaaaattcactaacttattaattcttcgttgaatccacgcatagaacttagaattgcactctcagtatatagaatgctctatatgttccaccatatagacacatcattagttatccattgttataatcctaatgtgatcaatgatcctctatatgaatgatctacactgtaaagggattagattaccgttacaccctacaatgtattttatccttaaaacacttgaccccatataaatgatatttcagcttatgtgaaatgagtactccaccatttatgttcgtctggtcaagctcgaaggagatcatcatttgcttactattcgccagatagaagctatagattccatgtttatgctagcgctcccactcaattgcactaccgtgttcccaaaatgtacgtatcaccctgacctaaaagtaggcttaactaacaaatcaaagaacacgaatagcctttcaagattgagcctaatcataacaggattaagaacatttgatctaggatcaactaggcgatattgacttgaatagatattacggtaagtttaataaatctaagtcaaagttcaatatcggtcccttccgatgcatattccatgcatccaacctgagctttactttaacaaatgctctggaaagaacataacacttctccaaatgcaagtaaactctgttgtagattatcatatcagtaaaaccctatgtctgataaatctaggaaactttattcacatagtcatgtttactttccaatgtgttgacggcacaataaacaggatcaagtatgtgaaaagggtttcagatgaatttatacattatgtacatataatcatgaaataaatcatgtgaaccatgcaacattaaatgttatttctgatctatattaataagtaaatttgattatattgaaatgagttttatttagggcataaaacccaacaaactcccacttgcactaatataaaacaaaaagtgcgtttcaaataatctcaacaccttgatatacaaatcaagtgtagtagtagtaaactcctcgtaataggatctgaaaggttgaattaaccacaacctttcctccactattactcttccttaatcacaatatcattgataatgtgaaattcctctctatatgtcttctctcttgggatactggattctatatctttggcaactacttttggttaatcaggaaattaacactagtagtttaagacaatttggaatgatgccaaaaatgtatagaactttccttagactgaataagtatctttcctgcaactttaacattcagtcccttcctggtagacctagagacttcagataggtttttacacttctctaaaatcactattccacccccagagtaataaccatcttatcagaaagatttactagcacaaaggcaaatttcgaaatctgatatggtgtagtctaagagttttaaacacacccttatagactaacatatagttctgttgcccctgattttgcccaatatacgtggaccaaccagataaggacacgtggatcaagcgatttacaatatttgctaagtctttatgccataaggtagcgtcca is a window from the Cannabis sativa cultivar Pink pepper isolate KNU-18-1 chromosome 1, ASM2916894v1, whole genome shotgun sequence genome containing:
- the LOC115706201 gene encoding uncharacterized protein LOC115706201; translated protein: MSARLFKKFLKEQELLQPQKDPHIKDENDDDEEEEEEHVNSGSSINPFDLLNDGDHVSDQDDELETSEDIVLGAGDKQDPQELKGTSNSVSRSSHKSKKKKKKKNKEGACESTHKDEKSLDAILEALSLDVKTSALPRAPEKAKAVNTKLHDSLAKPPAASILEVDPKYLNAENELRRIFGSKVVKSFEKSNQTGPGSSRQVRGGRRGGYIPRKTVLVTASEHWPRWDGSFSMEFLEVKDGYHYFRYVHSSSYAQAQRAFEAAKAIHDLNGIASILLYNPYHLDSLLTMADYFKFAGEQQMSAESISKCLYALECAWHPLFTPFQGNCQVKFNDEKNKPMFTTLFAHMKNMDKRGCHRSALEVCKLLLSLDSDDPMGAKFYIDYLSLRADEYAWLERFSEDYQSDSSLWLFPNFSFSLAVCRFYLEKQESEEGTHALTAKSSSTELMKQALMLHPSVLKKLIEKVPLKDQAWTGIVKDALFRAEEVGIPSLDHLINIYVETNYLIWRLPDLQKLLRDAAQQIVETLKRDSSEAKDWACVRKEAFSSEKNEYRHLLVSDFSHSTPTLPPENLQPFMVDPRMMEGMHNEGLAANANEVLRAPPRDVTNRNALAVLFESMLPWVHYGDANGAGEDGDNLMNGNGQGNEEH